The Bordetella sp. FB-8 genome includes a window with the following:
- a CDS encoding Fic family protein has translation MATPLGYNALIARFNLTVPPLRQTFWLGERATETRTQTVVGTERIELPRGRVSAEQSTVEQLTFALKREHLNLTVLGALFEHRQVLTDIQEWLTSRPTSSYARQAGYLAHWLAGADFAYRAPPGAPRVRLLNADTYLVGPETSSPQFAVVNNLLGSREFSPLVRKTEALQELLAEDLRAKVAMAMDAIEPEMLSRAVDYLYLSETRSTYGIEDEVPDNNRAAKFRHLLEAAGEPGNLSEEMLCGWQNLIVMPLSAEFGYRASQNWLSRPGRLRNIADFIPPPAELVRPMMDAVGRVAAYAAEGVLDPVVAATCAAFGLVFVHPFFDGNGRLHRFLLHHVLRQSGFTPAGLVLPLSARMLKQLDRYSALLKAYSKPRTSLLNYQLDSDSATLRVRSPQPLWLYAYFDATEICEFVLQCCKLCVEEDLVSEVDYLRSHDQAVRELETWLDMRQSKLNSLIDIIVQGHGALSRRKRNFVEELTDEQVTRVEEVVARNFAQYIDKRA, from the coding sequence CGCCGCTGCGCCAGACCTTTTGGCTGGGTGAGCGAGCAACTGAGACTCGCACCCAGACGGTCGTCGGCACAGAACGCATTGAATTGCCTCGCGGCCGCGTGTCCGCGGAACAATCGACGGTAGAGCAGCTTACTTTCGCGCTAAAGCGTGAGCACCTGAACTTGACAGTGCTAGGAGCGCTTTTTGAGCATCGTCAGGTTCTCACTGACATCCAGGAATGGCTGACCAGTCGACCAACGTCCAGCTACGCTCGCCAAGCGGGATACCTGGCTCACTGGCTGGCTGGTGCGGACTTTGCGTATCGGGCACCACCCGGGGCTCCGCGCGTGCGCTTGCTGAACGCCGATACGTACCTGGTCGGGCCGGAAACGTCCAGCCCGCAGTTCGCGGTAGTCAATAACCTGCTCGGGAGCCGCGAGTTCAGCCCGCTAGTACGCAAGACTGAAGCGCTTCAGGAGCTGCTGGCCGAAGACCTGCGCGCCAAGGTTGCTATGGCAATGGACGCCATTGAACCGGAGATGCTCAGTCGGGCTGTGGATTATCTGTACCTTTCCGAAACCCGCTCAACCTATGGCATCGAGGACGAGGTGCCAGACAATAATCGTGCCGCCAAATTCAGGCACCTGCTTGAAGCGGCCGGCGAGCCGGGCAACCTCAGTGAAGAGATGCTATGTGGCTGGCAGAATCTCATTGTGATGCCGCTGAGCGCTGAGTTCGGTTATCGAGCGTCTCAGAACTGGCTGTCGCGCCCTGGACGATTGCGCAATATTGCCGACTTTATTCCGCCACCGGCTGAACTAGTGCGGCCCATGATGGACGCGGTTGGTCGGGTGGCGGCGTACGCTGCGGAAGGGGTGCTCGACCCGGTAGTGGCCGCTACCTGTGCCGCCTTCGGCTTGGTCTTCGTGCATCCGTTCTTCGACGGTAACGGACGGCTGCACCGCTTTCTCCTGCACCACGTTCTGCGCCAGTCAGGATTTACGCCGGCTGGCCTAGTTTTGCCTCTTTCGGCCCGCATGCTCAAGCAGCTAGACCGTTACTCTGCTTTGCTGAAAGCCTACTCGAAGCCTCGCACGTCGCTATTGAACTACCAGCTGGACAGCGACAGCGCCACGCTTCGTGTTAGGTCACCCCAGCCATTGTGGCTATACGCTTACTTTGACGCCACCGAGATATGCGAATTCGTGCTCCAGTGCTGCAAGCTTTGCGTAGAGGAAGACTTGGTTTCCGAAGTGGACTATCTCCGCAGCCATGACCAGGCAGTGCGTGAACTCGAAACTTGGCTGGACATGCGTCAATCGAAACTGAATTCGCTCATTGACATCATCGTGCAAGGCCACGGCGCGTTGTCTCGGCGCAAGCGCAACTTTGTTGAGGAACTCACCGATGAGCAGGTGACGCGTGTCGAGGAGGTCGTCGCCCGTAATTTCGCTCAATACATCGACAAACGAGCGTAG
- a CDS encoding LysR substrate-binding domain-containing protein: MRDETSILNPGSLDKSKSSPGAGEEIKAMPHGLKVDWFLRSRLKLRHLQLLLIIDEQRNLHRAAERMNISQPAASRLLSEVEAIFGQPLFERQPRGLIPTVQGEILIRNAGMALRTLTQAATEINAFTQGQTGMVTIGTVMAPMIELLVDAIEEVRAQHPGLHITVEHEISDVLAPKLLEGEIDFALARIPSDLDPRQFTYQELWGEELYLLCRETHPLAGKTTVGLAELAQWPWVLQPRGTPLRQKIEQVYLAAGVPMPASIVNSTSAIMSLIMVNQSDAITSLEWNVAKLMTGTNRLCMLPFSERMVLQPYGLLTASDRPLSPGAQVMREAILRLAKRRHPKKFQTDFRSLPSSA; the protein is encoded by the coding sequence ATGCGTGATGAAACGTCCATCCTCAACCCGGGCTCCCTCGATAAAAGCAAGTCTTCCCCGGGCGCCGGGGAGGAAATCAAGGCCATGCCGCATGGCCTGAAAGTGGATTGGTTTTTGCGTTCGCGGCTGAAATTGCGCCATTTGCAATTGCTTTTGATCATCGACGAACAGCGCAATCTGCACCGCGCGGCAGAGCGGATGAACATATCCCAGCCAGCCGCATCGAGGCTGCTTTCCGAAGTCGAAGCCATCTTCGGCCAACCGCTTTTCGAGCGACAGCCGCGTGGATTGATACCCACGGTACAGGGCGAAATTCTCATCCGTAACGCCGGCATGGCGCTGCGCACATTGACCCAGGCGGCCACGGAGATAAATGCTTTTACCCAAGGCCAGACTGGCATGGTCACCATCGGTACGGTAATGGCGCCGATGATCGAGCTGCTCGTAGATGCGATCGAGGAGGTGCGCGCGCAACACCCAGGACTTCACATCACCGTCGAACACGAAATCAGCGATGTGCTGGCGCCCAAACTGCTGGAAGGCGAGATCGATTTCGCGCTGGCGCGCATACCCTCTGATCTCGATCCTAGGCAATTCACATACCAGGAACTATGGGGCGAGGAGCTTTACCTGCTTTGCCGCGAGACGCATCCCTTGGCCGGCAAGACAACCGTGGGTTTGGCCGAGCTGGCGCAATGGCCATGGGTTCTGCAGCCCCGTGGCACGCCGCTGCGGCAGAAAATAGAACAGGTGTATCTGGCCGCAGGTGTGCCGATGCCCGCGTCCATCGTCAACTCTACCTCGGCGATCATGTCGCTCATCATGGTCAACCAGTCCGATGCCATCACGTCGCTGGAATGGAATGTCGCGAAACTCATGACCGGTACGAACCGCTTGTGCATGCTGCCATTTTCCGAACGCATGGTCCTTCAGCCGTATGGGTTGCTGACTGCCTCGGATCGCCCCCTTTCACCCGGAGCCCAGGTGATGCGCGAGGCCATCCTTAGACTGGCTAAACGCCGACATCCGAAAAAATTCCAGACCGATTTCCGGTCGCTGCCTTCATCGGCTTGA
- a CDS encoding SDR family NAD(P)-dependent oxidoreductase: protein MSKILTASYPSLKDRVVYITGGGTGIGASLTAGFAAQGAKVAFVDIAQEASLALVEQIGKETGREPLFFSCDIRDIAALRESIAQTQAQLGDIDVLVNNAANDQRHKIEDVTPEFWDDRMAINLRPQFFTAQAVAPAMKARRAGCIINFGSVSWKKGQGGMPAYTAAKAAVHGLTRGLARDLGPYKVRVNTIIPGWVLTERQKTLWVTPEADAERAGQQCISDWVMPDHLAAMALFLAADDSAACTAQEFIVDGGWI from the coding sequence ATGAGCAAAATTCTGACGGCGTCTTATCCCAGCCTGAAGGACCGCGTTGTCTACATCACCGGTGGGGGAACCGGTATCGGCGCCTCGCTGACAGCCGGCTTTGCTGCGCAGGGCGCGAAGGTCGCCTTCGTCGATATTGCGCAAGAAGCAAGCCTTGCTCTGGTCGAGCAGATCGGCAAAGAGACTGGACGCGAACCCTTGTTCTTCTCTTGCGACATTCGTGACATCGCCGCTTTGCGCGAGAGCATCGCTCAGACGCAGGCGCAGCTTGGCGATATCGACGTGCTCGTCAACAACGCCGCCAATGACCAGCGCCACAAGATCGAAGACGTGACACCGGAGTTCTGGGACGACCGGATGGCGATCAATCTGAGGCCGCAATTCTTTACGGCCCAGGCGGTCGCGCCGGCGATGAAGGCTCGTCGAGCCGGCTGCATCATCAATTTTGGTTCCGTCTCCTGGAAGAAAGGCCAGGGGGGCATGCCTGCCTACACTGCAGCGAAAGCGGCAGTCCACGGGTTGACACGCGGCCTGGCACGCGATCTCGGACCTTACAAGGTCCGCGTCAACACCATCATTCCGGGTTGGGTTCTAACCGAACGCCAGAAGACGCTTTGGGTGACGCCCGAAGCCGACGCCGAACGTGCCGGCCAGCAGTGCATTTCCGACTGGGTAATGCCCGATCATCTCGCTGCCATGGCCCTCTTTCTTGCAGCTGACGATAGCGCGGCTTGTACGGCGCAGGAGTTCATAGTCGATGGCGGCTGGATCTGA
- a CDS encoding SMP-30/gluconolactonase/LRE family protein, whose translation MGAAVRLCDPAGALLGEGPVWHVREQVLYWVDIKGRRLNRYIPGEEAVRRWVLHDRLAWVLPRRSNGWIAGLSSEIGILQVEPQLCFTSRVRIEPELPGNRLNDAKTDANGTIWFGTMDDSEIAPSGSLYRLLPDFSVERVDTGYTVANGPAIAPDGRYLYHTDSAARTIYRHVRHADGTLGPRQSFIRFAQADGFPDGMTVDAKGGLWVAHWGGGRVSRFTADGIFDCAVSLPVSQVTSCCFGGEQLDTLFITSAAIGLSAAQRMQEPLAGSLFSVIPGVKGMPCPAFSG comes from the coding sequence ATGGGCGCCGCCGTCCGCCTTTGCGATCCGGCGGGCGCCCTGCTCGGTGAAGGCCCTGTCTGGCATGTGCGCGAGCAGGTGCTTTATTGGGTTGATATCAAGGGCAGGCGGCTGAACCGCTATATCCCCGGCGAGGAGGCGGTGCGGCGATGGGTGCTGCATGACAGGTTGGCATGGGTGCTGCCTCGGCGTTCGAACGGCTGGATTGCAGGCCTCTCGAGCGAGATCGGCATTTTGCAAGTGGAGCCGCAGCTGTGCTTTACATCGCGTGTCCGGATCGAGCCTGAACTGCCTGGCAATCGCCTCAATGATGCGAAGACAGACGCCAATGGCACGATCTGGTTCGGAACCATGGACGATAGCGAAATTGCGCCCAGCGGCAGCTTGTATCGATTGTTGCCTGATTTCTCCGTCGAACGCGTCGATACAGGCTACACCGTCGCCAACGGTCCGGCTATCGCGCCGGACGGACGATATCTCTATCACACCGATTCCGCCGCGCGCACGATCTATCGTCATGTTCGTCACGCCGACGGCACGCTGGGGCCGCGCCAGTCTTTTATCCGCTTTGCGCAAGCGGATGGTTTCCCCGACGGCATGACCGTGGATGCCAAGGGCGGACTGTGGGTCGCCCACTGGGGCGGCGGGCGGGTCAGCCGGTTCACCGCCGACGGCATCTTCGACTGCGCCGTGTCCTTGCCGGTATCCCAAGTCACCAGCTGCTGCTTTGGCGGCGAGCAACTGGACACTTTGTTTATCACCAGCGCTGCAATCGGGTTGAGCGCAGCGCAGCGCATGCAGGAACCTCTGGCAGGAAGTTTGTTTTCGGTGATACCCGGCGTCAAAGGGATGCCGTGTCCGGCTTTCTCCGGTTAG
- a CDS encoding sugar ABC transporter substrate-binding protein yields MEKKEDPQGLQSVKRRLLMQGGPALLTAAAGVAAMAGAPAAAMAAETAATVLPAHKRWKLVFVNHVTTNPFFVATRYGIQDACTLFGCDYQWTGSETAVVGEMVNAMNAAIAGQADAIGVAIVDPNAFNGPTEAALKAGIPVFSYNADAPAASGNKRLAYIGQDLYKSGYHMGEKIVELVGSGHVALFIATPGQLNIQPRIDGAIAAIKASGKPITYDAIATGATIDVELPKIKAYYLGHQDVKGMFAVDAGSTQCVGQTMQEFHLTQKGIHGGGFDLVPRTLEYIHSSVLDFTIDQQPYLQGFYTVMEMVMYLASGGLTGPADINTGLKFVTKTTVDPYLKTSTRYEGNGSKAQIVPRSGPIVG; encoded by the coding sequence ATGGAAAAGAAGGAAGATCCGCAGGGTTTGCAAAGCGTCAAACGCCGTCTGCTGATGCAAGGAGGGCCCGCGCTGTTGACCGCTGCTGCAGGCGTGGCGGCCATGGCCGGCGCGCCCGCAGCAGCCATGGCCGCCGAGACGGCTGCCACCGTATTGCCTGCCCACAAACGTTGGAAACTGGTTTTCGTGAACCACGTCACGACCAATCCGTTTTTTGTCGCGACACGATACGGCATCCAGGATGCGTGCACCCTGTTCGGATGCGACTATCAATGGACGGGTTCGGAGACCGCCGTGGTCGGGGAAATGGTCAATGCGATGAATGCGGCCATCGCAGGCCAGGCCGACGCCATCGGCGTGGCCATCGTCGATCCCAATGCCTTTAACGGCCCCACCGAGGCGGCCTTGAAGGCGGGCATTCCGGTTTTCTCCTACAACGCCGACGCCCCTGCCGCAAGCGGAAACAAGCGACTGGCCTATATCGGCCAGGATCTCTACAAATCGGGCTATCACATGGGGGAAAAGATCGTCGAACTGGTCGGCAGCGGCCATGTCGCACTATTCATCGCCACGCCGGGTCAGTTGAACATACAGCCTCGTATCGACGGCGCCATTGCCGCGATCAAAGCCTCAGGCAAGCCGATTACGTACGATGCCATTGCAACGGGCGCCACGATCGACGTGGAGCTACCCAAGATCAAGGCCTATTACCTTGGCCATCAAGACGTCAAGGGCATGTTCGCGGTTGACGCAGGCTCCACGCAGTGCGTTGGCCAGACGATGCAGGAATTCCACCTGACCCAGAAGGGCATCCATGGTGGCGGATTCGATCTTGTCCCGCGCACGCTGGAATACATCCATTCCTCCGTGCTGGACTTCACCATCGACCAGCAACCTTATCTGCAAGGGTTCTACACGGTGATGGAAATGGTCATGTACCTGGCTTCGGGAGGTTTGACCGGCCCGGCCGATATCAATACCGGTTTGAAGTTCGTGACCAAGACGACGGTGGACCCCTATCTCAAGACGTCCACACGCTATGAGGGCAACGGTTCCAAGGCGCAGATCGTACCGCGCTCGGGTCCGATTGTCGGCTGA